The DNA region AGCGCTCGCTGGTGGGCCTGACGCTGCTGACTGCCCAGGCCTTTTTCTACAATGCGATTTTCTTCACTTACGCACTGGTGCTGACCGATTTCTACAACGTGCCGGCTGAACGGGTGGGCTGGTACGTGTTGCCGTTGGCGCTGGGTAATTTCTGCGGGCCGCTGTTGTTGGGCAGGCTGTTCGATGTGATCGGACGACGCGTGATGATCAGCCTGACCTACGGCGTGTCCGGAGTGTTGCTGGCGATCAGCGGTTATCTGTTCCAGCAGGGCTTGCTGGACGTGACCCAGCAAGCGATCGCCTGGATGGTGATCTTTTTCTTCGCGTCTGCGGCTGCCAGCTCGGCCTACCTGACCGTGGCCGAAACCTTTCCGCTGGAAATACGTGCGCTGGCGATTGCGGTGTTCTATGCATTCGGCACGGGGCTGGGCGGGATTATCGGCCCGACGCTGTTTGGCGAGCTGATCGAAAGCGGGGACCGCAGCAATGTGCTGGTCGGCTATCTGATCGGGGCAGGGTTGATGTTGCTGGCGGCGCTGGTGCAATCGATCTGGGGCATGGCTGCCGAACGCAAATCGCTGGAGGAGGTTGCACGGCCGCTATCGCAGGCGGATAGCCAGTAGCGACTGATCAGTTGTTGAACACGCCGCGCAGGCTGTCTACCGAGGCCTGCAAACCGAAAATGCGTTCGCTGACTTCGCGAGCCTCGTGCGGGCGTGCAGAGCGCTCAAGGTAAACAAGGTGTCCGGCAAGGTTGATCGAGACCCGCTCCAGATCATCGGCAGTGCGCTGTACATAGGCCTGAATGTCTTCCAGTTGTTCGATTTGCAAGAATGCTTCCCCATAGGTCGCATCCGAGCGCACTAACAAAAAAGGGCCGTTTTGATAAAGCCACCCGAAAAAGTTTTCGGCAACGAAAGTGGCTTCTTTAGCGGCGCGATCAAATAAATCTCTTGGCGCCCGCTCAAGCCATTTATTCGTCCTCCTGCTCGTCCTGCTCCGAATAAGAGTCCAGCAGTTCCGCCAGCGCCAGGGTGCGACTCAGTCCGCTTTTGCTGGACACGATGTCAGCCACTGCCTGTGTGGCGGCAAGCCTGGCAGCTTCGCGTTCGGCATCGGTGTTATTGGGCGTGGCGGCCTGCGCAGCCTCAATAATCGATTGCTCAAAGGTATTCATGGTGCTCGCTCTTGAAGTTCAAGTGCCTGTGATACCGGTAAAGGCAAATGGTTTCAAGGTTGATCAGTCGCCTTCGTAGGGAAATTCTTCGAGCGCCTGACCCAACGCTACGCCCTGCGGGCCTTGCAGGTTGTCCAGCACCCAGCAACTGTTGGCATTTTTCGCCATCAGCAGGCGCGTGGTCTGGCGGCTGACGGGTTGCTGAGGGGCGTCCTTGTAACCCAGGTTGTAGGTCATCTCGACCACCGCCTGTTTGTCGGAATTGGACACCAGCTTCCAGTCGATGGGCTTCTGCACGTCGCCATCCTGTGCGTCAGTCCAGGGGTTGGCGCTGACTGCACACTGATCGCCGTTCTGGCACGCCCAGTCTTTCTTGAGCAGGCTCAACAGCGATTTGGACAGGTAATCAGCCCCGCCCTTGTCCTTGAGGTAAAAGTCCTGATGCTTCTCGTAGATCCAGCGCGCTGTATCGACCGGGGTGGCAGCAGGGCAGGCAGCCTGTGCGGTGGATGAAAGCAGGCAGGCGAGGGCAATGGCAACGGTTCTGGACATGGAGCGAACTCGCGGTAGAAGGTGGCAATAGGGGTTACAGGCGGACGAGTCTGCATTTGTAAGGCATGCGGACAAAAAAGCAATGGTTTTGAGTGAGAGCTTGGATGTTGCTGATTTACGGGGCCAGCGAGAAGGGTAATTTCCTTCAATACGCTGTCGGCCACGGTGATTACCTTGACCCGGTCATTACTGATCGTGGTCGAGGGGTTTATTCATGAGTCTGTTCATCTCCATGGCCGCATTTGCGCTGGCCTCGTCGATTACACCCGGGCCGGTGAATATCGTGGCATTGAGCGCCGCGGCGCGCTACGGGTTCTGGCCGGGCATGCGTCATGTACTCGGAGCGACGCTGGGCTTCACCCTGTTGCTGGTCCTGATCGGTTTCGGTCTGTACGAGACGTTGCAGCAGTGGCCTTTTCTGACCCGGGTCATTCAATGGGCCGGGGTGGCTTTCCTGTTGTACATGGCGCTGCGCCTCGCGGCTGACAACGGTCAATTGAGTGTGGACGAACAGGGCGTCGGCCCGTCAATGCTGCGCGGCGCACTGATGCAATGGCTCAACCCCAAAGCCTGGCTGGCATCCATCGCCGGAATGGGCGTTTTTGTGGCAAGCGGCGAAGCGCGGCTGATCTGGCAGTTTGCTGCCATTTATGCAGTGGTCTGCTACCTGTCTCTGGGTTGCTGGGCGTATGCCGGAAGTTTCCTCAGCCATTACCTGCGCAGCGCAGCAGGCATGCGGGTATTCAACCGGGTCATGGCGCTGCTGCTGGCCGGTTGCGCGGGTTACCTGATGATCTGATTAAAGCCGGTACTGACCCGGTGTCGCCGCCATGTGTTTCTTGAATTCGCGCTGGAAATGCGCCTGATCGGCAAACCCGGTTTCCAGCGCCACATCGGCGATCAGTCGACCGTTTTTAAGCTGGGTGCGCGCATGCTGGATGCGGCGATTGAGCAGATACGCGTGCGGGGTCATGTGGTAATGCTGTTCGAACGAGCGGATCAGGTAAGACGCCGACAGACTGGCTGCGTCGCAGATATCGGCGAGCTTGATGGCCCGGGTGAAGTTGTCATTGATGTACTCGGCGGCGCGGGTGATACGCGTCGAGGGCTTGTCGGCAATGGCAGACCCAGCGTCAAGGGTTACCTGCATCAGCATGAAAAACGAAACAGCGGCGCATTGTTTGTGCAGCACGTCGGTTCGGGCATCGATCAATGTCTCGTATAACGCGGTCAGGGCATTGAACAACGCCGGATCATTGCTGTGCGTCTGAGGCAGTGGCTTAAAGGTCAGGGCAGTGGCAAGCCCGGTGTCACGCTGAAGGTCACCGAGCCATCGGCTGTCGACGTAGAACATCAGGTAAGACCATGGCTGGTCGTGGATCGGGTTACAGGCATGCACGTCGCCGGGATTCATCAGCACCACGGTGCCTGCCGCGATGCGCTGCGAGGTCTTTTCATGCAGATACGTACTTTCCCCGGCAGTGACCGCACCGATCGAAAAAGTCTCATGAGAATGCGGCGCATAGCAAACCAGTCGACCATCCTCTACCGAACGCGCCTCAATGAAGGGCAGGCATTCGTCACGCCAGAAATAAGGTGTCGTGGTCGGCGTGCTGGAGTGGTTGCTGTGCATGCTGATATCCCGTCGGCAGAGCGACGAGGATAGCGTAGGGCGCTGATGCTTTGCTATCAGGCTGATCCTGAGCGGGTAGCGAAAACATCAGGCCCTGTGCGCACGGTATGCGCACAGAGTGCTCTGTACTTACTTCTTGACCGGCACGATATCCATGATGTTGCCGTTGACCTTCTGGAAGCGCACGTACTTGTCATTGATCTTTACCCACTCGCTTTCCTTGGCTGGCTCTTCCAGGCCTTTGCTTTTCCAGTCCTTGACTTCAAGATCGCTGCGACGGTACTTCTCCGGCACGCGGGAGCCCAATTCCAGTTCATGCATGTTGTCCTTGGACTCGGTGACTTTCGGATCGGGCGTCTCTGCTGCATGAACCGGCAGGGTAACGGCCGAGAAACA from Pseudomonas syringae includes:
- a CDS encoding DUF3828 domain-containing protein, with translation MSRTVAIALACLLSSTAQAACPAATPVDTARWIYEKHQDFYLKDKGGADYLSKSLLSLLKKDWACQNGDQCAVSANPWTDAQDGDVQKPIDWKLVSNSDKQAVVEMTYNLGYKDAPQQPVSRQTTRLLMAKNANSCWVLDNLQGPQGVALGQALEEFPYEGD
- a CDS encoding LysE family translocator; its protein translation is MSLFISMAAFALASSITPGPVNIVALSAAARYGFWPGMRHVLGATLGFTLLLVLIGFGLYETLQQWPFLTRVIQWAGVAFLLYMALRLAADNGQLSVDEQGVGPSMLRGALMQWLNPKAWLASIAGMGVFVASGEARLIWQFAAIYAVVCYLSLGCWAYAGSFLSHYLRSAAGMRVFNRVMALLLAGCAGYLMI
- a CDS encoding AraC family transcriptional regulator, translating into MHSNHSSTPTTTPYFWRDECLPFIEARSVEDGRLVCYAPHSHETFSIGAVTAGESTYLHEKTSQRIAAGTVVLMNPGDVHACNPIHDQPWSYLMFYVDSRWLGDLQRDTGLATALTFKPLPQTHSNDPALFNALTALYETLIDARTDVLHKQCAAVSFFMLMQVTLDAGSAIADKPSTRITRAAEYINDNFTRAIKLADICDAASLSASYLIRSFEQHYHMTPHAYLLNRRIQHARTQLKNGRLIADVALETGFADQAHFQREFKKHMAATPGQYRL
- a CDS encoding RcnB family protein — protein: MNSKSLIACMTLLGCFSAVTLPVHAAETPDPKVTESKDNMHELELGSRVPEKYRRSDLEVKDWKSKGLEEPAKESEWVKINDKYVRFQKVNGNIMDIVPVKK